In one window of Gossypium hirsutum isolate 1008001.06 chromosome A01, Gossypium_hirsutum_v2.1, whole genome shotgun sequence DNA:
- the LOC107916641 gene encoding lysophospholipid acyltransferase LPEAT1 isoform X3: MGSELKDLNSKPAKTQQPDPNDDDASAKDHRPLLESTASSAAEDIQELEKKFAAFVRNDVYGSLGCGKLPLKEKLLLGIALVTLLPLRLLLVMSILVLYYLICKIFTLCSAPNLEEDQEDYAHLGGCRRAVILQSGRYLSRLLLFMVGFYWINETHKDSANTQDNSKTESTKQSEERVRPGAIVSNHLSYLDVLYHMSSSFPSFVAKKSVSKLPLVGLIGKCLGCVFVQRESKSSDFKGVAGIVTDRVRNAHQNELAPMILLFPEGTTTNGDFLLPFKTGAFLAGAPVMPVILRYSYRRFSPAWESISGVRIS; encoded by the exons ATGGGATCCGAACTCAAGGATCTTAATTCTAAACCCGCCAAGACCCAACAGCCTGACCCCAACGACGACGATGCCTCCGCCAAAGACCACCGCCCCCTCCTTGAATCCACCGCATCATCCGCCGCAGAAGATATCCAGGAGCTCGAGAAGAAATTCGCCGCCTTTGTCCGCAATGACGTGTACGGTTCCCTGGGATGCGGAAAGCTCCCATTGAAAGAGAAACTCCTGCTGGGCATCGCCCTCGTCACGCTTCTCCCTCTACGTCTCCTTTTGGTAATGTCTATTTTGGTCCTGTATtacttgatttgtaaaatttttacGCTATGCTCGGCCCCGAATCTGGAGGAAGATCAGGAAGATTACGCACACTTGGGTGGATGTAGGCGAGCTGTGATTCTCCAGTCGGGCCGGTATCTCTCTAGGTTGCTGCTTTTTATGGTAGGATTTTATTGGATTAACGAGACTCATAAGGATTCAGCAAATACACAAGACAACTCAAAAACTGAG AGTACCAAACAATCAGAAGAGCGAGTAAGGCCTGGGGCAATCGTATCTAATCACTTGTCATATTTAGATGTCTTATATCACATGTCCTCTTCCTTCCCAAGTTTTGTTGCCAAG AAATCAGTGAGTAAACTTCCCTTGGTTGGTCTCATCGG CAAATGTCTTGGTTGTGTCTTTGTTCAGCGAGAGTCAAAATCATCAGACTTCAAGGGTGTTGCAG GCATCGTGACTGACAGAGTTCGTAATGCACATCAAAATGAATTGGCTCCAATGATACTGCTCTTTCCAG AAGGAACAACAACAAACGGGGATTTCCTCCTCCCATTCAAGACTGGTGCTTTTTTGGCCGGAGCACCTGTAATGCCTGTTATTTTAAGGTATTCATACCGAAGATTTAGTCCAGCTTGGGAGTCAATATCTGGGGTGCGTATCTCTTAA
- the LOC107916641 gene encoding lysophospholipid acyltransferase LPEAT1 isoform X2, with protein sequence MGSELKDLNSKPAKTQQPDPNDDDASAKDHRPLLESTASSAAEDIQELEKKFAAFVRNDVYGSLGCGKLPLKEKLLLGIALVTLLPLRLLLVMSILVLYYLICKIFTLCSAPNLEEDQEDYAHLGGCRRAVILQSGRYLSRLLLFMVGFYWINETHKDSANTQDNSKTESTKQSEERVRPGAIVSNHLSYLDVLYHMSSSFPSFVAKKSVSKLPLVGLIGKCLGCVFVQRESKSSDFKGVAGIVTDRVRNAHQNELAPMILLFPEGTTTNGDFLLPFKTGAFLAGAPVMPVILRYSYRRFSPAWESISGVRHVVFLLCQFVNNLEVTRLPIYHPSQQEKDNPKLYANNVRKLMAAEGDLIVSDIGLAEKRIYLAALNGLLGQS encoded by the exons ATGGGATCCGAACTCAAGGATCTTAATTCTAAACCCGCCAAGACCCAACAGCCTGACCCCAACGACGACGATGCCTCCGCCAAAGACCACCGCCCCCTCCTTGAATCCACCGCATCATCCGCCGCAGAAGATATCCAGGAGCTCGAGAAGAAATTCGCCGCCTTTGTCCGCAATGACGTGTACGGTTCCCTGGGATGCGGAAAGCTCCCATTGAAAGAGAAACTCCTGCTGGGCATCGCCCTCGTCACGCTTCTCCCTCTACGTCTCCTTTTGGTAATGTCTATTTTGGTCCTGTATtacttgatttgtaaaatttttacGCTATGCTCGGCCCCGAATCTGGAGGAAGATCAGGAAGATTACGCACACTTGGGTGGATGTAGGCGAGCTGTGATTCTCCAGTCGGGCCGGTATCTCTCTAGGTTGCTGCTTTTTATGGTAGGATTTTATTGGATTAACGAGACTCATAAGGATTCAGCAAATACACAAGACAACTCAAAAACTGAG AGTACCAAACAATCAGAAGAGCGAGTAAGGCCTGGGGCAATCGTATCTAATCACTTGTCATATTTAGATGTCTTATATCACATGTCCTCTTCCTTCCCAAGTTTTGTTGCCAAG AAATCAGTGAGTAAACTTCCCTTGGTTGGTCTCATCGG CAAATGTCTTGGTTGTGTCTTTGTTCAGCGAGAGTCAAAATCATCAGACTTCAAGGGTGTTGCAG GCATCGTGACTGACAGAGTTCGTAATGCACATCAAAATGAATTGGCTCCAATGATACTGCTCTTTCCAG AAGGAACAACAACAAACGGGGATTTCCTCCTCCCATTCAAGACTGGTGCTTTTTTGGCCGGAGCACCTGTAATGCCTGTTATTTTAAGGTATTCATACCGAAGATTTAGTCCAGCTTGGGAGTCAATATCTGGG GTGCGTCATGTGGTTTTTCTTCTGTGTCAATTTGTAAATAACCTAGAGGTAACACGGTTACCTATCTACCACCCATCGCAGCAAGAGAAGGATAATCCGAAACTATATGCTAATAATGTCCGAAAATTGATGGCTGCTGAG GGAGATTTGATAGTTTCGGATATCGGGTTGGCTGAGAAGCGGATATATCTTGCTGCTCTGAATG GTCTACTTGGTCAAAGCTAA
- the LOC107916641 gene encoding lysophospholipid acyltransferase LPEAT1 isoform X1, whose amino-acid sequence MGSELKDLNSKPAKTQQPDPNDDDASAKDHRPLLESTASSAAEDIQELEKKFAAFVRNDVYGSLGCGKLPLKEKLLLGIALVTLLPLRLLLVMSILVLYYLICKIFTLCSAPNLEEDQEDYAHLGGCRRAVILQSGRYLSRLLLFMVGFYWINETHKDSANTQDNSKTESTKQSEERVRPGAIVSNHLSYLDVLYHMSSSFPSFVAKKSVSKLPLVGLIGKCLGCVFVQRESKSSDFKGVAGIVTDRVRNAHQNELAPMILLFPEGTTTNGDFLLPFKTGAFLAGAPVMPVILRYSYRRFSPAWESISGVRHVVFLLCQFVNNLEVTRLPIYHPSQQEKDNPKLYANNVRKLMAAEGDLIVSDIGLAEKRIYLAALNGNNRLPSVLHQKND is encoded by the exons ATGGGATCCGAACTCAAGGATCTTAATTCTAAACCCGCCAAGACCCAACAGCCTGACCCCAACGACGACGATGCCTCCGCCAAAGACCACCGCCCCCTCCTTGAATCCACCGCATCATCCGCCGCAGAAGATATCCAGGAGCTCGAGAAGAAATTCGCCGCCTTTGTCCGCAATGACGTGTACGGTTCCCTGGGATGCGGAAAGCTCCCATTGAAAGAGAAACTCCTGCTGGGCATCGCCCTCGTCACGCTTCTCCCTCTACGTCTCCTTTTGGTAATGTCTATTTTGGTCCTGTATtacttgatttgtaaaatttttacGCTATGCTCGGCCCCGAATCTGGAGGAAGATCAGGAAGATTACGCACACTTGGGTGGATGTAGGCGAGCTGTGATTCTCCAGTCGGGCCGGTATCTCTCTAGGTTGCTGCTTTTTATGGTAGGATTTTATTGGATTAACGAGACTCATAAGGATTCAGCAAATACACAAGACAACTCAAAAACTGAG AGTACCAAACAATCAGAAGAGCGAGTAAGGCCTGGGGCAATCGTATCTAATCACTTGTCATATTTAGATGTCTTATATCACATGTCCTCTTCCTTCCCAAGTTTTGTTGCCAAG AAATCAGTGAGTAAACTTCCCTTGGTTGGTCTCATCGG CAAATGTCTTGGTTGTGTCTTTGTTCAGCGAGAGTCAAAATCATCAGACTTCAAGGGTGTTGCAG GCATCGTGACTGACAGAGTTCGTAATGCACATCAAAATGAATTGGCTCCAATGATACTGCTCTTTCCAG AAGGAACAACAACAAACGGGGATTTCCTCCTCCCATTCAAGACTGGTGCTTTTTTGGCCGGAGCACCTGTAATGCCTGTTATTTTAAGGTATTCATACCGAAGATTTAGTCCAGCTTGGGAGTCAATATCTGGG GTGCGTCATGTGGTTTTTCTTCTGTGTCAATTTGTAAATAACCTAGAGGTAACACGGTTACCTATCTACCACCCATCGCAGCAAGAGAAGGATAATCCGAAACTATATGCTAATAATGTCCGAAAATTGATGGCTGCTGAG GGAGATTTGATAGTTTCGGATATCGGGTTGGCTGAGAAGCGGATATATCTTGCTGCTCTGAATGGTAATAATAGACTGCCTAGTGTTTTGCATCAGAAAAACGATTGA
- the LOC107918039 gene encoding deSI-like protein At4g17486, translated as MEFESKKKWKSVLPRLFKNKSASRCFFPKVKPATFSPSCTPVYLNVYDLTPVNGYIYWAGLGIFHSGVEVHGVEYAFGAHDYPTSGVFEVEPRQCPGFKFKKSIFIGTTSLDPHQVRDFVEHYSERYNGDTYHLIVKNCNHFCDDICQKLTGKCIPRWVNRLARIGSMCNCILPEGLKTSVVRHDPNYEPQDSEKKRLRSPFSCLASVSKQQKTSHKSPSRGCLPPSSNSNNSNNVLH; from the exons ATGGAATTTGAATCGAAGAAGAAATGGAAATCAGTGTTGCCACGTCTTTTCAAAAACAAATCAGCTTCTCGTTGTTTTTTCCCGAAAGTGAAGCCAGCGACTTTCAGTCCAAGTTGTACTCCGGTATATCTCAATGTATATGACCTAACACCCGTGAATGGCTATATTTACTGGGCGGGCCTTGGTATCTTTCATTCCGGCGTCGAAG TTCATGGTGTGGAATATGCATTTGGAGCTCATGACTACCCAACAAGTGGTGTTTTTGAGGTTGAACCACGACAGTGCCCGGGATTCAAGTTTAAGAAATCAATATTCATTGGAACCACATCATTGGACCCACACCAAGTAAGGGATTTTGTGGAGCACTACTCGGAAAGGTACAATGGTGATACGTATCACTTGATAGTCAAGAACTGCAACCACTTCTGTGATGATATTTGTCAGAAGCTGACGGGGAAATGCATTCCTAGATGGGTAAATCGACTGGCAAGAATAG GTTCAATGTGCAACTGCATTCTTCCAGAAGGCCTTAAAACTTCAGTTGTTCGGCATGATCCAAATTATGAACCGCAAGATAGTGAGAAGAAGAGATTGAGATCTCCCTTTAGTTGCCTAGCTTCAGTGTCGAAGCAGCAGAAGACTTCACATAAATCACCTTCAAGAGGCTGCTTGCCACCAtcgtcgaattcgaataattcaaacaACGTTTTACATTAA